The proteins below are encoded in one region of Garra rufa chromosome 12, GarRuf1.0, whole genome shotgun sequence:
- the pcif1 gene encoding mRNA (2'-O-methyladenosine-N(6)-)-methyltransferase — protein MTSENHATIKADSALVMSPTGSTSQAAPLSPSTSKPIQELPDELIQAGWSKCWSKRENRPYYFNRFTNQSLWEMPVLGQHDVISDPLGLNAAPASGEAVSDAGLGNGQRKRHPSEDAQAGPNSFKRPKVEIPATPTTPTIPISPSTPGVKPWVNTTDDKQGQTSVPAPAPYRPSVVYWDLDIQTNAVIRERAAANHLPPHPEIELQRAQLTTKLRQHYHELCSQREGIEPPRESFNRWLLERKVVDKGLDPLLPSECDPVISPSMFREIMNDIPIRLSRIKYKEEARKLLFKYAEAAKKMIDSRNATPDSRKVVKWNVEDTMNWLRRDHSASKEDYMDRLEHLRKQCGPHVASVAKDSVEGICSKIYHISAEYVRRIRQAHLTLLKECNISVDGTESKEVQDRLVYCYPVRLSIPSPPQPRVELHFENDVACLRYKGEMVKVNRGHFNKLELLYRYSCVDDPRFEKFLSRVWCLIKRYQVMFGSGVNEGSGLQGALPVPVFEALNKQFGVTFECFASPLNCYFKQFCSAFPDTDGFFGSRGPFLRFSPASGSFEANPPFCEEFMDAMVTHFEDLLEHSSEPLSFIIFVPEWRDPPTPALTRMEASRFRRHQMIVPAFEHEYRSGSQHICKREEMYYKSVHGTAVIFLQNNAGFSKWEPTTERIQEFLAAYKVSGRSLPSPGPPSTSTGDKDSKPVVERSSASKSQDNSSPVDKTAPDTTNT, from the exons ATGACGAGTGAAAACCACGCAACAATAAAGGCAGACTCGGCATTGGTCATGTCGCCCACCGGGTCCACATCACAGGCGGCTCCCTTATCACCCTCAACCAGCAAACCCATCCAAGAGCTGCCAG ATGAGCTGATTCAGGCTGGATGGTCAAAATGTTGGAGTAAGAGGGAGAATCGGCCGTATTACTTCAATCGATTCACTAACCAGTCGCTGTGGGAGATGCCTGTCCTTGGCCAGCATGATGTCATT TCAGATCCTCTGGGCTTGAACGCGGCTCCAGCCTCTGGTGAGGCGGTAAGTGATGCCGGTCTGGGCAACGGTCAGCGTAAAAGACATCCATCGGAGGACGCACAAGCGGGCCCTAACAGTTTCAAGAGGCCAAAG GTTGAGATTCCAGCCACTCCAACCACTCCCACTATCCCGATTTCTCCCAGCACACCAGGAGTCAAACCCTGGGTCAACACCACAGATGATAAACAAGGCCAGACCAGCGTACCCGCACCAGCTCCGTATCGGCCCTCTGT GGTGTACTGGGACCTGGACATTCAGACCAATGCTGTGATTCGTGAGCGAGCCGCGGCGAACCACCTCCCTCCACACCCTGAGATCGAGTTGCAGAGAGCTCAACTCACCACCAAACTGAGGCAGCACTACCACGAGCTGTGCTCTCAGCGTGAGG GCATAGAGCCCCCACGGGAATCCTTCAACCGCTGGCTATTAGAAAGAAAGGTGGTGGATAAAGGTCTGGATCCACTCTTGCCCAGCGAATGCGACCCGGTCATTTCTCCATCCATGTTCAGAGAGATCATGAACGACATCCCCATCAG GCTCTCTCGTATCAAATACAAGGAAGAGGCCAGGAAACTCTTGTTTAAATATGCAGAGGCAGCCAAGAAGATGATTGACTCCAG AAATGCAACTCCTGACAGTCGGAAGGTGGTGAAGTGGAACGTCGAGGACACGATGAACTGGCTGAGACGAGACCATTCTGCCAGCAAAGAGGACTATATG GATCGACTCGAGCATTTACGGAAGCAGTGCGGCCCTCATGTGGCGTCCGTGGCGAAGGACTCCGTTGAGGGCATCTGTTCAAAGATCTACCACATTTCTGCAGAATATGTGCGGAGGATCCGCCAGGCTCACCTAACTCTGCTTAAAGAGTGCAACATCTCAG TGGACGGCACAGAGTCAAAGGAGGTCCAGGACCGGTTGGTGTATTGTTATCCAGTCAGGCTGTCCATCCCGTCTCCTCCTCAGCCACGTGTCGAGCTGCACTTTGAGAATGACGTTGCCTGTCTGCGGTATAAAGGGGAAATGGTGAAGGTCAACCGCGGTCATTTTAACAAACTG GAACTTCTATATCGGTACAGCTGTGTTGATGACCCAAGGTTTGAAAAGTTCCTGTCTCGTGTGTGGTGCCTTATCAAAAGATACCAG GTGATGTTTGGCTCCGGTGTGAATGAGGGGTCTGGTCTGCAGGGGGCGCTGCCTGTTCCTGTCTTTGAGGCTCTCAACAAGCAGTTTGGAGTGACATTCGAGTGCTTCGCTTCTCCTCTAAACTGCTACTTCAAGCAGTTTTGCTCTGCCTTTCCAGACACTGATGGCTTCTTTGGATCTCGAGG GCCGTTTCTCCGCTTCTCTCCAGCCAGTGGCTCATTTGAGGCCAACCCTCCTTTCTGTGAGGAATTCATGGATGCCATGGTGACACACTTTGAG GATCTTCTGGAACACTCCAGCGAGCCGCTGTCCTTCATCATCTTTGTGCCGGAGTGGCGTGACCCGCCGACCCCTGCCCTGACACGGATGGAGGCCAGCCGCTTCCGCAGGCACCAGATGATCGTGCCTGCCTTTGAGCACGAGTACCGCAGCGGCTCGCAGCACATCTGCAAAAG AGAAGAGATGTACTACAAGTCTGTCCATGGGACGGCAGTGATTTTCCTTCAAAACAACGCTGGCTTTAGCAAATGGGAGCCCACCACGGAGAGAATCCAGGAGTTCCTTGCGGCGTATAAAGTCTCCGGCCGTTCTCTGCCCTCGCCTGGTCCTCCTTCCACCAGTACAGGAGATAAAGACTCCAAACCAGTCGTAGAACGGAGCTCGGCTTCTAAAAGTCAAGACAACAGCAGTCCTGTTGACAAGACTGCACCGGACACAACAAACACTTAG
- the LOC141347298 gene encoding regulator of G-protein signaling 9-binding protein, protein MRPTLKFSAKFRSVTTGVVMNRWRQSVVEIQTRKRQVSECERAQAALSKVTACFQQMATSLGSNMDGSFLREELEETRTVAHKICSGLHRRLLSLLIEMEQGQEDKEQVERLWVIFLSSLENFQQDLKKVKVLQDIFPLTQRRDRQALVNAGYAGGTSEVAARAAMVQTPWLSVEETASPHLKNHILEIDLLLEEMLQRVNVPLWSVEPTQEAWVEGVSTQDGGQDEDESLEDMMEVEVVSQNNTSGCCNHHNCKVGCLLCLLS, encoded by the exons aTGAGACCAACTCTTAAATTTTCTGCAAAGTTTAGGTCGGTCACCACAGGAGTGGTAATGAATCGCTGGCGGCAGTCGGTGGTGGAAATCCAAACCAGAAAGAGGCAGGTGAGTGAATGCGAACGGGCACAGGCCGCCCTGAGCAAAGTGACAGCCTGCTTCCAGCAAATGGCCACCTCCTTGGGGAGCAACATGGATGGGAGCTTCCTtagagaggagctggaggaaacCAGGACAGTGGCTCATAAAATATGCTCTG GGCTTCACCGGAGGCTGCTAAGTCTGCTGATAGAAATGGAGCAAGGACAAGAGGACAAAGAACAGGTTGAACGACTCTGGGTGATCTTCTTGTCCAGCTTGGAAAATTTCCAGCAGGACCTTAAGAAAGTTAAGGTTTTGCAAGACATATTCCCCCTGACCCAGCGCAGAGATCGACAAGCCCTCGTCAACGCGGGTTATGCGGGTGGAACATCGGAAGTAGCAGCTCGGGCAGCCATGGTACAAACGCCATGGTTATCCGTAGAGGAGACTGCAAGCCCACACCTGAAGAACCACATATTGGAGATTGATCTTTTGCTTGAAGAAATGCTCCAAAGAGTTAATGTTCCACTGTGGTCTGTTGAACCCACACAAGAAGCCTGGGTAGAAGGCGTTTCTACCCAAGATGGTGGGCAAGACGAGGATGAAAGCTTGGAGGACATGATGGAAGTGGAGGTGGTGTCTCAAAATAATACATCAGGCTGTTGCAATCACCACAACTGCAAAGTAGGCTGTCTACTATGTTTGCTTAGCTAG
- the ube2c gene encoding ubiquitin-conjugating enzyme E2 C: MASQNMDPAAASSTAALKGSETSGSMSKGSVTKRLQQELMTLMMSGDKGISAFPESDNLFKWIGTIDGAQGTVYEGLRYKLSLEFPSGYPYNAPRVKFITTCFHPNVDENGFICLDILKDKWSALYDVRSILLSIQSLLGEPNNDSPMNSAAAELWDDQEAFKAHLHATYKN; this comes from the exons ATGGCCTCACAGAATATGGATCCCGCAGCAGCCTCGTCTACAGCAGCGCTGAAGGGCAGCGAGACAAGCGGAAGCATGTCGAAAGGCTCGGTCACTAAAAG GCTTCAACAAGAGCTGATGACGCTAATG ATGTCAGGAGACAAGGGCATTTCAGCGTTTCCAGAGTCTGACAATCTCTTCAAATGGATCGGCACAATAGATGGAGCTCAAGGAACG GTTTATGAAGGCTTGAGGTACAAACTTTCACTGGAGTTTCCTAGCGGGTACCCCTACAACGCTCCTCGGGTGAAATTCATCACCACTTGTTTCCACCCAAATGTTGATGAGAATGGTTTCATCTGCCTAGACATTTTAAAGGACAAGTGGTCTGCTCTGTATGACGTTCGCTCCATACTATTGTCCATTCAGAGTTTATTAGGAG AACCCAACAATGATAGTCCAATGAACTCTGCAGCTGCTGAACTATGGGATGACCAGGAAG CCTTTAAAGCCCATTTGCACGCAACCTACAAGAACTGA
- the LOC141347200 gene encoding deoxynucleotidyltransferase terminal-interacting protein 1 produces MGAQRSEGRRDWLQQDFTEQQVQTVNPWNIMIKHRQVHRRGRRSQMTVSYTDPVISMDLLRTVLQPSFNEDIRAVFRKYMKFFEKAASNVKENVGGDIQPDQLIRDACRNCLEHAKQLFPDTDKTALKPGVDPTMKRARQPDDTSGQRDSPVPKKRKGRPPGTVVQYDRTVQYSTAAKLKASEPIKREGPKWEPSRLTETSTFVLGSRANKALGMGGTRGRIYIKHAELFKYAADAQDKHWLSERQYMRATGGKMAYLLIEEDILDLARSEDYKDSPELKLDELKPFAVPIWMVEKMQKAMEAQKKENDIVM; encoded by the exons ATGGGGGCCCAGAGGAGCGAGGGACGCAGGGATTGGCTCCAGCAGGATTTCACTGAGCAGCAGGTTCAGACAGTG AATCCTTGGAACATCATGATCAAACACAGACAGGTGCATCGCAGAGGACGACGCTCACAGATGACGGTTAG TTACACAGATCCTGTCATTTCTATGGACCTTCTGCGGACGGTTCTGCAGCCCAGCTTCAATGAAGACATCCGTGCCGTGTTTAGAAAATATATGAAG TTTTTTGAGAAGGCAGCCAGCAATGTAAAAGAAAATGTTGGAGGAGAcatccagcctgaccagcttatCAGAGACGCTTGCAGAAACTGCCTTGAACAT GCAAAGCAGCTCTTTCCTGATACAGATAAAACTGCCCTGAAACCTGGTGTTGACCCAACAATGAAG CGTGCACGGCAGCCAGACGACACCTCTGGGCAGAGAGACAGCCCTGTCCCTAAAAag aGGAAAGGTCGTCCTCCTGGTACAGTTGTTCAGTATGACCGAACGGTCCAGTACAGCACTGC AGCAAAACTCAAAGCATCTGAGCCAATAAAGCGAGAAGGACCTAAG TGGGAGCCATCCAGACTGACTGAGACCAGCACATTCGTTCTGGGATCCAGGGCAAATAA GGCTTTGGGAATGGGTGGTACAAGAGGAAGAATCTATATCAAACATGCAGAGCTCTTCAAG TATGCCGCTGACGCTCAGGACAAACACTGGCTTTCGGAAAGACAGTACATGAGAGCTACTGGTGGGAAAATG GCCTATCTACTTATAGAAGAGGATATTCTTGATCTTGCCCGAAGTGAAGACTACaa GGACTCTCCTGAATTGAAGCTGGATGAGTTGAAACCATTTGCAGTGCCCATTTGGATGGTGGAGAAAATGCAAAAGGCAATGGAAgcacagaaaaaagaaaatgatattGTCATGTAA